In Sander lucioperca isolate FBNREF2018 chromosome 12, SLUC_FBN_1.2, whole genome shotgun sequence, one DNA window encodes the following:
- the ren gene encoding renin, whose amino-acid sequence MAPLMNYWMCLAVLSSTVTASHALRRISLKKMPSIRETLREMNVSAEQILTELAQKSTDNNKNGTVPTPLTNYLDTQYFGEISIGSPAQMFNVVFDTGSANLWVPSQSCSPFSTACYTHNRYDASKSLTYVENGTGFSIQYASGNVRGFLSEDVVVVGGIPVVQVFAEATSLSAMPFIFAKFDGVLGMGYPNVAIDGITPVFDRIMSQHVLKEEVFSVYYSRDPKHSPGGELVLGGTDPNYYTGNFNYMDTRETGKWEVTMKGVSVGMEMMFCAEGCTAVIDTGSSYITGPASSVSVLMQTIGAQLDESGYKVNCDTVKSLPSVTFHLGGQEYSLTQEDYILWQSHIEGDVCTVTFRGLDVPPPTGPIWILGANFIARYYTEFDRRNNRIGFATAV is encoded by the exons ATGGCACCACTGATGAATTACTGGATGTGTTTGGCTGTTCTCTCGTCAACAGTGACCGCGAGCCATGCCTTAAGAAG AATCTCTTTGAAGAAAATGCCATCTATCAGAGAGACACTGAGGGAGATGAACGTTTCTGCAGAGCAGATCTTGACTGAGTTGGCCCAGAAGAGcacagacaacaacaaaaacggGACTGTTCCCACACCTCTTACCAACTACTTAGAC ACTCAGTACTTTGGGGAAATCAGCATCGGCTCTCCGGCCCAGATGTTCAACGTGGTGTTTGATACAGGCTCAGCCAACCTGTGGGTGCCCTCGCAGAGCTGCTCACCTTTCTCCACTGCCTGTT ACACCCACAACAGGTACGATGCCTCCAAATCTCTGACTTACGTTGAGAATGGAACAGGATTTTCCATCCAGTATGCCTCTGGAAATGTCAGGGGTTTTCTGAGCGAGGATGTGGTCGTG GTGGGTGGTATCCCTGTGGTGCAGGTGTTTGCTGAAGCAACCTCTCTGTCTGCCATGCCCTTCATCTTTGCCAAGTTTGATGGTGTTCTGGGGATGGGTTACCCCAACGTGGCCATCGATGGCATCACTCCTGTGTTTGACCGCATCATGTCTCAGCATGTCCTCAAGGAAGAGGTGTTCTCTGTCTACTACAGCAG GGATCCAAAACACTCCCCAGGTGGAGAGCTGGTCCTTGGTGGCACAGACCCAAACTACTACACTGGAAACTTTAATTATATGGACACCAGAGAGACGGGCAAATGGGAAGTTACCATGAAAGG tgtttctgtggGGATGGAGATGATGTTTTGTGCAGAGGGCTGCACAGCTGTGATTGACACCGGCTCCTCCTACATCACAGGCCCAGCCTCCTCTGTGTCCGTGCTGATGCAAACCATTGGAGCACAGCTGGATGAAAGTGGA TACAAAGTCAACTGTGACACTGTCAAGTCGTTGCCCAGTGTGACTTTCCACCTGGGTGGCCAAGAGTACTCACTCACTCAGGAGGATTACATCTTATGG CAATCACACATCGAAGGGGACGTCTGCACTGTCACCTTCAGGGGCTTGGATGTGCCACCCCCTACAGGTCCCATCTGGATTTTGGGAGCCAACTTCATTGCCCGCTACTACACAGAGTTTGACCGTCGCAATAATCGGATAGGGTTTGCTACAGCAGTCTGA